The Streptomyces sp. V4I8 genome includes the window GGTTGGCCGAGCCCGCCGCGAACTGGGTGACGAGCAGCCGTAGTTTCGGCAGCCGGTCGATCACGGCCCCCTGCCGGGTCACCGCCGCGGCGACCCAGGTCAGGCACGTGGCACCGACCGCGGCGAGCAGCCACGGCCACTTGGCGGACGCCATATGGCCGATGCCCTCGGCGAGCACGGACCGGTGCCGCACCGCGACCGCGACGACGAGGACGAGCGGAAGCAGGCACAGTATCTGGCGGACCGGGAGACGCCCGAGAAGGCGCCCCGCGGGGAGTCGAACGGCTGTCACATTCGGAGAGGTTCGCCGCGCCGCGCCAACGCCGGGTTGCGGCAGCGGAGACGGCGGCTTACGGACCGGCTGCGGATGACAGTTGACCTCAACGTTGCTTGAGGTTCTAAGTTCTTTCTCATGAGCATGGAGACCACAGCCTGGACACAGCTGTACAGCGTCATGAACGCCGAGCGGGAGCGGCGCCCGTTCGCCCGCGCCACGCTGCGCCGCATCGGCGCGTTCGCCCGCCCGCACCGCCGCAGGATCGCGCTCTTCGTCGTGCTCGGGGTGATGACCGCGCTGCTCGCCGTCGCGACCCCCGTACTGGCCGGGAATGTCGTCGACGCGATCGTGACGGGCGGCGACGAGGGCACCGTCGTCCGTCTGGGCCTGCTGATCGCCCTGATCGCGGTGGCGGAGGCGGCGCTCGGGATCCTCGCCAGGCGGCTGTCGGCGAGGCTCGGTGAGGGGCTCATCCTCGATCTGCGGACGGCTGTGTTCGATCATGTGCAGCGCATGCCGGTCGCGTTCTTCACACGCACTCGTACGGGAGCGCTCGTCTCCCGTCTCAACAACGACGTGATCGGCGCGCAGCGCGCCTTCAGCAACACCCTGTCCGGAGTGGTCAGCAACCTCGTCACCCTGCTGCTCACCGTGGCCGTCATGCTCACCCTGTCCTGGCAGATCACCCTCCTCGCCCTCGTCCTCCTCCCGGTGTTCGTGATCCCGGCCCGGCGCATGGGGCACCGCATGGCCCACATGCAGCGGGAGGCGGCCACGCTCAACGCGGCGATGGGCACCCGTATGACCGAACGCTTCTCGGCGCCCGGCGCCACGCTGGTCAAGCTCTTCGGACGCCCGGAGGAGGAGTCGCGGGAGTTCGCGAGCCGGGCCGGGCGGGTGGCCGACATCGGCGTACGCACGGCCACCGCCCAGTCGATGTTCATCACCGCTCTCACCCTGGTGTCCGCCCTGGCCCTCGCCCTGGTCTACGGCCTCGGCGGCTGGTTCGCCCTGCGCGGCACGCTGGAGCCCGGCGCCGTCGTCTCGCTGGCGCTGCTCCTGACCCGCATGTACGCGCCGCTCACCGCGCTCGCGGGCGCCCGCGTCGAGGTCATGAGCGCTCTCGTCAGCTTCGAGCGGGTCTTCGAGGTGCTCGACCTCAGGCCGCTGATCGA containing:
- a CDS encoding ABC transporter ATP-binding protein yields the protein METTAWTQLYSVMNAERERRPFARATLRRIGAFARPHRRRIALFVVLGVMTALLAVATPVLAGNVVDAIVTGGDEGTVVRLGLLIALIAVAEAALGILARRLSARLGEGLILDLRTAVFDHVQRMPVAFFTRTRTGALVSRLNNDVIGAQRAFSNTLSGVVSNLVTLLLTVAVMLTLSWQITLLALVLLPVFVIPARRMGHRMAHMQREAATLNAAMGTRMTERFSAPGATLVKLFGRPEEESREFASRAGRVADIGVRTATAQSMFITALTLVSALALALVYGLGGWFALRGTLEPGAVVSLALLLTRMYAPLTALAGARVEVMSALVSFERVFEVLDLRPLIEEKPDAKKVPDGPVSVEFDNVRFGYPSADKVSLASLEEVASLDTRGGAEVLHGISFRAEPGQTVALVGSSGAGKSTVAQLLPRLYDVDEGAVRVGGADVRDLSAESLRGTLGMVTQDGHLFHDTVRANLLLARPTATDTELWDALRRSRLDDLVRSLPDGLDTVVGERGYRLSGGERQRMTIARLLLARQRVVILDEATAHLDNTSEAAVQEALTEALEGRTAIVIAHRLSTVRAADQILVVEGGRIVERGTHDALLAAGGRYAELYRTQFEQGAGEVAENMGAEQEAA